GCAGTGAAAACACCTTCACCCTCGGTGAAGTGTTTCTCCAGGCACGTCGGGACAACGACCATCTGAAGATTGAACAACTGCAAAGCCGCGACGGCAATCTGGTGATTCAAGCCAGTGGTCGCATCACACCGGGACGCCGTCCCGAACTCAGCCGACTCGACCTGAGCGTCACTCTGATCCCGCAACCCTCGACGGATCCGGCGTTGACCGGCCTGTTACAGCTGGTGACGCCCGTGGACAACAATGGGCACTTCGTCATGCAGCTACGTGGCACGGCCGCCCAACCCGTTCTGCGCTGAAAACACCGTCAGGGTTGACTTCCTCAAGGGAAGTGATTAGCTTTTTCTATAATCATTACCATATCTTCAATAGAGGGATTTCTATTTATGAGTCATCACGAAGAGGATGAAGAATACGAGGTTGAACCGGAACACCTCGACGATATCGACAGCGAAAGTCTTGTTCTTGCCAGTGAACTGCTTCCGGAACATCTGCCGATTATTCCGCTGCGCCCCCGACCTGCGTTTCCGGCCATTTTAATTCCACTGCATATTGCCGGCGCCGACAAGGTCGCCATTATCCGCCAGGTGGCTGACAGCGCGACAAAAACCCTCGGTCTGGTGCTGGTGGAAAATGTCGATGACAAAGATGAGCCGACCAACCTTCACGATGTCGGTGTGGCCGGAAAAATTGTCAAAGTCCTCAATGCCGAAGAAGAGAGTATCCAGGTACTGGTTAACTGCCTGGAGCGCTTTACCATTGAAGAGTTGCATGAAACCCCACAGGGTCTTCACGCCACGGTGGCGTACCAGCATGAAAAACCGCTGTCCGACCATCAGGAACTCAAGGCCTATTCCATGGCCATCATCTCGACGCTTAAGGAGCTGGTGAAGATCAATCCGCTCTATTCCGAGGAGATCAAGATGTTTCTCGGTCGTTCCAGCATGGACGATCCCGGACGACTGGCCGACTTTGCCGCCAACCTGACCTCGGCCGACGGCCAGGAGCTTCAGGAGGTTCTGGCCACCTTTGATGTGCGCGCCCGCATTGAACGGGTGTTGGTGCTGCTGAAAAAGGAACTGGAGGTTTCACGCCTGCAAAGCAAAATCTCCAAACAGATTGAGAAAAACATCTCCGAACAGCAGCGACAGTTTTTTCTCAAGGAACAGCTCAAGACCATCAAAAAGGAGCTGGGCCTGGAAAAAGAGGGTAAAACCAGCGAAATTGAAAAATTCCAGGAACGCCTCGAAGGGCTGACCCTCAACGACGAAGCCCAGAAAGCCATTGATGAAGAACTTGAGAAGCTGCAGCTGATCGAACCGACCTCGCCGGAATACAACGTCAGCCGCAACTATCTCGACTGGCTGACGATTCTCCCCTGGGGCAAGAACACCAAAGACTCTTACGATATCGCCAAGGCCAAGCGCGCCCTGGATCGGGATCATTTCGGTCTTGATGACGTCAAGGACCGCATTCTCGAATTTATCGCCGTCGGCAAGATGAAGGGCGATATCTCCGGCTCCATTCTCTGTCTGGTCGGACCACCGGGCGTCGGTAAAACCTCCATCGGCAAGAGTGTGGCCGCGGCCCTCAATCGTAATTTTTACCGCTTCTCGTTGGGCGGCATGCGTGACGAAGCCGAGATCAAGGGCCATCGGCGTACCTACATCGGCGCCATGCCGGGCAAGTTCATTCAGGCCATGAAACAGGCCGACAGTGCCAACCCGGTGCTGATGCTCGACGAAATCGACAAAATCGGCGCCTCCTACCAGGGCGATCCGGCCTCCGCCCTGCTTGAAGTGCTCGACCCGGAGCAGAACAACACGTTTCGCGATCACTACCTTGACGTGCCGTTTGACCTGTCCAACGTGTTGTTCATCGCCACGGCCAACCAGCTCGACACCATACCGGCTCCGCTGCTCGACCGCATGGAACTGATCCGGCTGTCCGGTTACATCATGGATGAGAAGGTGGAGATCGCCAAACGCTACCTGATCCCCAAGGCACTGGAAAATCACGGCCTGAGCAAAGAACAGGTCACCATCCGCAAAGATGCCCTGAAAAAAATCATCGACAACTACGCCCGCGAAGCCGGGGTGCGTGGTCTGGAAAACCGCATCAAGAAGATCATGCGTAAAGCCGCCATGGAGTTTGCCAGCGACCGGGTGGAAAAACTGACCATCCGCAAAAACAATGTCGAAGACTATCTTGGCAAGCCGGTTTTCTCCCAGGATGAGTTGTTCAAAAATGTTCCGGGTATCGTCACCGGCCTGGCCTGGACCAGTATGGGCGGCGCCACCCTGCAGATTGAAGCCAGCGCTATGCCGAGTAAATCCAAGGGGTTCAAGCAGACCGGCCAACTGGGTAAGGTGATGG
This region of uncultured Desulfuromonas sp. genomic DNA includes:
- the lon gene encoding endopeptidase La, which gives rise to MSHHEEDEEYEVEPEHLDDIDSESLVLASELLPEHLPIIPLRPRPAFPAILIPLHIAGADKVAIIRQVADSATKTLGLVLVENVDDKDEPTNLHDVGVAGKIVKVLNAEEESIQVLVNCLERFTIEELHETPQGLHATVAYQHEKPLSDHQELKAYSMAIISTLKELVKINPLYSEEIKMFLGRSSMDDPGRLADFAANLTSADGQELQEVLATFDVRARIERVLVLLKKELEVSRLQSKISKQIEKNISEQQRQFFLKEQLKTIKKELGLEKEGKTSEIEKFQERLEGLTLNDEAQKAIDEELEKLQLIEPTSPEYNVSRNYLDWLTILPWGKNTKDSYDIAKAKRALDRDHFGLDDVKDRILEFIAVGKMKGDISGSILCLVGPPGVGKTSIGKSVAAALNRNFYRFSLGGMRDEAEIKGHRRTYIGAMPGKFIQAMKQADSANPVLMLDEIDKIGASYQGDPASALLEVLDPEQNNTFRDHYLDVPFDLSNVLFIATANQLDTIPAPLLDRMELIRLSGYIMDEKVEIAKRYLIPKALENHGLSKEQVTIRKDALKKIIDNYAREAGVRGLENRIKKIMRKAAMEFASDRVEKLTIRKNNVEDYLGKPVFSQDELFKNVPGIVTGLAWTSMGGATLQIEASAMPSKSKGFKQTGQLGKVMVESCEIAYSYVMGHLTDYGLPENFLDEHFIHIHVPAGATPKDGPSAGVTMTTALLSMISKKPVRPKLGMTGELTLTGQVLPIGGVKEKTIAARRSGLKILIFPESNRKDFEDLPDYLREGIEVHFAKTYRDVYNVAFKKQ